Genomic window (Longimicrobium sp.):
GTGAAGAGTGGAGCGAACGCGGAGAAAAGCTCGGCCAGCTCGGTCAGGTTGGCTTGCATCGACAGTGCGCCCCGGGTTCGGTGGGGGCACCATGGCTACACGATGCAACGCCTGTGCTGAAATGGACAAAGTCGAGCTGAGGCCGGCCAGACCGCAACCAGCATCCACACCGATGGCTGCAGGCCGAAGGATCTATAACATCGGCCACACGACACTCCGCGCGACGCACCGAGCCTTTCCCCGCGCATCCCGCATCAGCCGATGACGACCAGCCCATCGCACGTCGCCCAGTCCGACCGTCCGCTCGCCGGCAAGGTTGCGCTCGTGGCGGGGGCCACGCGCGGCGCGGGACGCGGCATCGCCATCGAGCTCGGTGCGGCGGGGGCGACGGTCTACGTCACCGGCCGTAGCACGCGCGAGCGGCGGTCCGAGTACGACCGCCCGGAGACGATCGAGGAGACGGCGGAGCTCGTCTCCGCTGCCGGCGGCGCCGGGATCGCCGTGGCGACAGACCACCTGCAGCCGGCCGAGGTGGAGGCGCTGGTCGCGCGGATCGGGCGCGAGCACGGGCGGCTGGACGTGCTCGTCAACGACGTCTGGGGCGGCGAGAAGCTGATCGAGTGGGAGACGCCGATCTGGCAGCACTCGCTCGACGGCGGCCTGCGCATGCTGCGGCTGGCGATCGACACGCACCTCGTCACCAGCCACTTCGCGCTCCCGCTCCTCGTCTCCCATCCCGGCGGGCTGGTGGTGGAGGTGACCGACGGCACCGCCGTGTACAACCAGTCGCATTACCGGCTGAACGCCTTCTACGACCTGGCGAAGACGTCGATCACGCGGCTGGCGTGGGGCCTGTCGCGCGAGCTGGCGCCGCACGGGTGCACGGCCGTCTCGCTCACCCCCGGATGGCTCCGCTCGGAGATGATGCTGGACGCGTTCGGCGTCACCGAGGCCAGCTGGCGCGACGCGACGAAGTTCCAGCCGCACTTCGTCATCTCCGAGTCGCCGCGCTTCGTCGGGCGTGCGGTGGCGGCGCTCGCCGCCGATCCCGATCGCGCGCGGTGGAACGGGGAGAGCCTGTCGAGCGGCCAGCTGGCGCAGGTCTACGGCTTCACCGACGTGGACGGCTCGCGCCCCGACTGCTGGCGCTACCTCGTGGAGGTCCAGGAGGCCGGCCTCCCCGCCGACGCGTCGGGGTACCGCTAAGTTCGCGACGGTTGTATCTTTACGTCTCATCCTCACATCCCCGACCCACCCATGAAGATTCCGGGTGCCGCGCTCGCCGCGGCGCTATGGGCCGGTTCCGCGCACGCGCAGGCCGATTCCGTCGCCCGCGTGGACAGCATCTTCTCACGCTGGAGCGCGCTCGACGTGCCGGGGTGCGCCGTCACCGTCGCCCGCGGCGGGCGGACGCTGCTCACGCGCGCCTACGGCATGGCCGACCTGGAGCACGACGTCGCCAACTCGGCCGAGACGGTGTTCGAGGCGGGATCCGTCTCCAAGCAGTTCACCGCGGCGGCCGTCGTGCTGCTGGCGCAGGACGGGAAGCTGTCGCTGGACGATCCCGTGCGGCGCTACGTCCCCGAGCTGCCCGACTACGGCGCGCCCATCCGCATCCGCCACCTGCTGAACCACACCAGCGGGCTGCGCGACTGGGGGACGGTGGAGGAGATCGCCGGGTGGCCGCGCGGCACGCGCACCTACACGCACGCGCACGTGCTCGACATCGTCGGCCGGCAGCGGGCGATCAACTTTCCACCGGGCTCGCAGTACCTCTACAGCAACACCGGCTACAACCTGCTGGCCGTCATCGTCGAGCGCGTGTCGGGGATGCCGTTCGCGCGCTTCACCCGCGAGCGCATCTTCCAGCCGCTGGGGATGACGCGCACGGAGTGGCGCGACGACTACACCCGCGTGGTGAAGGGCCGCGCGCAGGCGTACGAGATGGGCGACGACGGCGCGCCGCACCTGCAGATGCCCTTCGAGAACGTGCACGGCAACGGCGGCCTGCTGACCACCGTGGGCGACCTGCTGCGCTGGGACGAGAACTTCGCGACGGGACGCGTCGGCGGGCGCGCGCTGGTGGACGAGCTGCAGCGGCGGGGTGTGCTGACGGGCGGGCGGCGGATCGAGTACGCCGAGGGGCTGGTCGTCACCCGCTGGCGCGGCATCCCCGAGGTGAACCACAGCGGCGCCACGGCCGGATACCGCGCCTGGCTCGCGCGCTACCCCGAGCAGCGGCTCACCGTCGCCGTCCTCTGCAACGCCGCGCAGGCCAACGCCGTCACCTTCGGCCGCCGCGTCGCCGACGTCTTCCTCCCCGCGCGCGCGCCGGCACCCGCGCTGCCGCAGGCCGCGCTCGCCGAGGCGGAGCTTTCCGCGCGCGCGGGCATCTACCGCAACACGCGCACGAACGTCCCCGTGCGGCTCGCGGTGCGCGACGGCCGGCTCGTCGCCAACTCGCAGCCGCTGCTCCCGCTCTCCGCCACGCGCTTCCGGCTGGGCGGGCCTGAGGGGCCGGCGGTGGAGTTCGAACCCGCATCAGCCGGAGCGCGCGCCGGGATGCGCGTCATCGCCGCCGACGGCGACACCATCGCGTACGAGCCGGTGGAGGCGTGGACGCCCGCCAATCTCGCCGCGTTCGCCGGTGAGTATCGCAGCGACGAGGCCGAGG
Coding sequences:
- a CDS encoding SDR family oxidoreductase, whose product is MTTSPSHVAQSDRPLAGKVALVAGATRGAGRGIAIELGAAGATVYVTGRSTRERRSEYDRPETIEETAELVSAAGGAGIAVATDHLQPAEVEALVARIGREHGRLDVLVNDVWGGEKLIEWETPIWQHSLDGGLRMLRLAIDTHLVTSHFALPLLVSHPGGLVVEVTDGTAVYNQSHYRLNAFYDLAKTSITRLAWGLSRELAPHGCTAVSLTPGWLRSEMMLDAFGVTEASWRDATKFQPHFVISESPRFVGRAVAALAADPDRARWNGESLSSGQLAQVYGFTDVDGSRPDCWRYLVEVQEAGLPADASGYR
- a CDS encoding serine hydrolase domain-containing protein gives rise to the protein MKIPGAALAAALWAGSAHAQADSVARVDSIFSRWSALDVPGCAVTVARGGRTLLTRAYGMADLEHDVANSAETVFEAGSVSKQFTAAAVVLLAQDGKLSLDDPVRRYVPELPDYGAPIRIRHLLNHTSGLRDWGTVEEIAGWPRGTRTYTHAHVLDIVGRQRAINFPPGSQYLYSNTGYNLLAVIVERVSGMPFARFTRERIFQPLGMTRTEWRDDYTRVVKGRAQAYEMGDDGAPHLQMPFENVHGNGGLLTTVGDLLRWDENFATGRVGGRALVDELQRRGVLTGGRRIEYAEGLVVTRWRGIPEVNHSGATAGYRAWLARYPEQRLTVAVLCNAAQANAVTFGRRVADVFLPARAPAPALPQAALAEAELSARAGIYRNTRTNVPVRLAVRDGRLVANSQPLLPLSATRFRLGGPEGPAVEFEPASAGARAGMRVIAADGDTIAYEPVEAWTPANLAAFAGEYRSDEAEVIYTIAVESGKLVLRRRPDVRIELTPVYRDAFTTENGWVLRFTRDRTGRVNGFGLWVERVRGLRFERVPR